One segment of Equus asinus isolate D_3611 breed Donkey chromosome 18, EquAss-T2T_v2, whole genome shotgun sequence DNA contains the following:
- the HTR1F gene encoding 5-hydroxytryptamine receptor 1F, giving the protein MDFLNSSDQNLTTEEMLYRMPSKILVSLTLSGLALMTTTINSLVIAAIIVTRKLHHPANYLICSLAVTDFLVAVLVMPFSIVYIVRESWIMGQVVCDIWLSVDITCCTCSILHLSAIALDRYRAITDAVEYARKRTPKHAGIMITVVWIISIFISMPPLFWRHQGTSREDECIIKHDHIVSTIYSTFGAFYIPLTLILILYYKIYKAAKMLYHKRQASRIAKEELNGQVLLESGEKSTRLVSTPYTLEKSLSDPSTDLDKIHSAVKSPKSEFKHDKSWRRQKISGTRERKAATTLGLILGAFVICWLPFFVKELVVNVCEKCKISEEMSNFLTWLGYLNSLINPLIYTAFNEDFKKAFQKLARCRC; this is encoded by the coding sequence atggatTTCTTAAACTCATCTGATCAAAACTTGACCACAGAAGAAATGTTATACAGAATGCCATCCAAAATCCTGGTGTCCCTCACTCTCTCTGGGCTGGCACTGATGACAACGACCATCAACTCTCTTGTGATAGCTGCAATTATTGTGACCCGGAAGCTGCACCACCCAGCCAACTATTTAATCTGTTCCCTTGCAGTCACAGATTTTCTTGTAGCTGTCCTGGTGATGCCTTTCAGCATTGTGTACATTGTGAGAGAGAGCTGGATTATGGGGCAAGTGGTCTGTGACATTTGGCTGAGTGTTGACATTACGTGCTGCACATGCTCCATCTTGCATCTCTCTGCTATAGCTCTGGATCGGTACCGGGCAATCACAGATGCTGTTGAGTATGCCAGGAAAAGGACTCCCAAGCATGCTGGCATTATGATTACCGTTGTTTGGattatatctatttttatctctatGCCTCCTCTATTCTGGAGGCACCAAGGAACTAGCCGAGAAGATGAATGCATCATCAAACACGACCACATTGTTTCCACTATTTACTCAACATTTGGAGCTTTCTACATTCCATTAACATTGATTTTGATCCTCtactacaaaatatataaagcagcaAAGATGTTATACCACAAGAGACAAGCAAGTAGGATTGCCAAGGAGGAGCTGAATGGCCAGGTCCTTTTGGAGAGTGGTGAGAAAAGCACAAGGCTGGTCTCCACACCATATACACTAGAAAAGTCTCTATCTGATCCATCAACAGACCTTGATAAAATTCACAGCGCAGTGAAGAGTCCCAAGTCTGAATTCAAGCATGACAAATCTTGGAGAAGGCAAAAGATCTCAGGCACAAGAGAGCGCAAAGCAGCCACTACCCTGGGGTTGATCTTGGGTGCATTTGTAATATGTTGGCTCCCTTTTTTTGTAAAAGAATTGGTTGTTAATGTCTGTGAAAAGTGTAAAATTTCTGAAGAAATGTCCAATTTTTTGACATGGCTTGGATATCTCAATTCCCTTATAAATCCACTGATTTATACAGCCTTTAATGAAGACTTCAAGAAAGCATTCCAAAAACTTGCGCGATGTCGATGTTAA